The following are from one region of the Acidobacteriota bacterium genome:
- a CDS encoding alkaline phosphatase family protein yields MTIITRCIATLVLTVFCAVAGSAQSTEVRATQNIIMVMTDGLRWQEVFRGAEASLITKQNKVKDAAALKKAYWRDTPEARREALMPFLWRTIAKQGQIYGNRDKGSVAHVTNKFFFSYPGYSETLCGFADPGVNSNDKVPNPNISVLEWLNKKASYQGKVAAFAAWDVFPSILNAPRAGFPVIAGYDPLTTLPDNPRVDLLNHLKVETPRYWDEEPFDNLPFYTAVEYLKERKPRVLYISMGETDDWAHDHNYANYLDAAHRVDEYLRVLWEMVQSMPEYRGKTTLIFSPDHGRGSGPKWTEHGSEEPPSKFIWMAFMGPDTQALGERSHVPVVTQNQIAATLATFLGEDYNTEVPKAGKPIADVLKH; encoded by the coding sequence ATGACCATCATTACTCGTTGCATAGCAACACTCGTTCTCACGGTTTTCTGCGCCGTTGCTGGCTCGGCTCAGTCTACGGAGGTACGCGCCACTCAAAACATCATCATGGTCATGACCGACGGCCTACGATGGCAGGAAGTTTTTCGTGGGGCGGAAGCGTCTTTGATTACAAAACAAAATAAAGTCAAAGATGCGGCTGCCTTGAAAAAGGCCTACTGGCGCGACACTCCTGAAGCTCGCCGCGAAGCGCTCATGCCCTTCCTTTGGAGAACGATTGCCAAACAGGGACAGATCTATGGCAATCGCGACAAGGGGTCCGTTGCCCACGTCACCAACAAATTTTTCTTTTCCTACCCCGGCTACAGCGAAACGCTCTGCGGATTCGCCGATCCCGGTGTCAACAGTAACGACAAGGTTCCGAACCCGAACATCTCGGTCTTAGAATGGTTGAACAAGAAAGCGTCCTATCAAGGCAAAGTTGCCGCGTTCGCTGCGTGGGATGTGTTTCCTTCCATTCTCAACGCGCCGCGTGCTGGGTTTCCGGTGATCGCGGGATACGATCCGTTAACTACGCTGCCGGATAACCCTCGGGTCGACCTTCTCAATCACCTTAAGGTAGAAACGCCGCGCTATTGGGACGAGGAGCCCTTCGACAACCTCCCGTTCTATACGGCGGTTGAATATCTCAAAGAGCGTAAACCGCGAGTGCTTTACATCTCGATGGGAGAGACCGACGATTGGGCGCATGACCACAACTACGCCAACTACCTCGATGCAGCGCACCGTGTCGATGAGTACCTGCGTGTCCTGTGGGAGATGGTGCAATCCATGCCCGAGTATCGCGGCAAGACGACATTGATTTTCTCTCCGGACCACGGTCGCGGGAGTGGTCCCAAGTGGACGGAGCACGGGAGTGAGGAACCGCCATCAAAATTTATCTGGATGGCATTCATGGGGCCTGATACCCAAGCTCTTGGCGAGCGTTCCCATGTCCCCGTAGTAACGCAGAATCAGATCGCTGCAACCTTGGCGACATTTCTCGGGGAAGACTACAACACCGAAGTGCCCAAGGCTGGAAAGCCGATTGCGGACGTGCTGAAGCACTAG
- a CDS encoding sugar kinase has product MTALKIKPKDECRWDLVSLGEVMLRLDPGDTRVANAREFRVWEGGGEYNVARGLKRCFGLDTAVVTALADNPVGRLLEDLMLQGGVNQSHVRWVEYDGIGRATRNGLNFTERGFGIRAARGCSDRGHTAISQLKPGDIDWHTIFAKEGARWFHTGGIYAALSETAPLVVREAMEAAKRAGTIVSYDLNYRPSLWKSTGGKAKAQEVNRRLAPLVDVMLGNEEDFGAALGFMEQGTEGNLSRLDADNISRMVANFRGTVSEAVQKFPGISVVATTLRHARTATINDWGAVCHCDGQFWEARVRENLEIYDRVGGGDSFASGLIYGFLSGKDPQWAVDCGAAHGAFAMTTPGDTSMATLQEVLQEMKGQPARIAR; this is encoded by the coding sequence ATGACGGCACTCAAGATCAAGCCAAAGGATGAATGCCGTTGGGACCTGGTGAGCCTGGGAGAAGTAATGCTTCGGCTCGATCCCGGAGATACCCGTGTCGCAAATGCGCGCGAGTTTCGCGTTTGGGAGGGCGGCGGCGAGTACAACGTGGCTCGCGGTTTGAAGCGTTGTTTTGGACTCGATACGGCGGTGGTGACCGCTCTTGCGGATAATCCTGTCGGTCGCCTGCTCGAGGATCTGATGCTGCAGGGCGGAGTCAATCAGAGCCATGTGAGATGGGTTGAATATGACGGCATCGGGCGCGCCACGCGCAACGGGTTGAACTTTACCGAACGTGGCTTTGGCATCCGGGCCGCCCGCGGTTGCTCTGATCGCGGACATACAGCGATATCCCAACTCAAGCCGGGTGACATCGACTGGCATACGATCTTCGCGAAAGAGGGCGCCCGCTGGTTTCACACCGGAGGTATCTATGCTGCCCTCTCCGAAACTGCGCCACTCGTAGTGCGCGAGGCAATGGAGGCTGCGAAACGTGCCGGCACGATCGTCTCCTACGACCTGAACTACCGGCCCTCACTTTGGAAATCAACTGGCGGCAAAGCGAAGGCTCAGGAAGTGAACCGGCGGTTGGCGCCGCTGGTCGATGTCATGTTGGGGAATGAGGAAGATTTCGGAGCTGCGCTCGGATTCATGGAGCAGGGCACGGAAGGGAACCTTTCACGGCTCGACGCCGATAACATCTCCCGGATGGTCGCCAACTTTCGAGGGACTGTGAGTGAGGCAGTGCAGAAATTTCCAGGCATTTCGGTAGTCGCGACAACCCTGCGCCACGCCAGGACCGCGACCATCAATGACTGGGGTGCCGTCTGTCACTGCGATGGTCAATTTTGGGAAGCTCGCGTACGGGAGAATCTGGAAATCTACGACCGCGTCGGGGGCGGCGATTCGTTTGCTTCAGGATTGATTTACGGCTTTTTGTCAGGGAAGGATCCGCAATGGGCGGTGGATTGCGGCGCCGCTCACGGAGCATTTGCAATGACCACTCCTGGCGATACGTCGATGGCGACTTTGCAGGAAGTCCTACAAGAAATGAAGGGGCAGCCCGCGCGCATCGCGCGGTGA
- a CDS encoding carbohydrate kinase family protein: MAKVDVCIVGEINMDIILSGLPKELVLERELLATDASMTLGSSSAICAHNLGMLGSKVGFVSKIGNDPLGKMALERLAAGNVDVSQVKRSTSRTLTGLTVIMPHGQLRYIVTYPGTMFEMQFSDIDMGYVRAARHLHVSSFFLHRALRPRIVDLFRQAKDAGLSTSLDTNDDPENKWGRDLLEVLKYVDIFLPNDREAKKVTGTVDLSQALNVLAGLVKVVAVKRGSAASICRSGEEQWSVAPPANEHPVDVVGAGDTFNAGFLHMYLRGGNLEDCLTLANITAACSVTKEGGTEAFVNRSNMLAFVRQHWIATGRDAQKLGI; the protein is encoded by the coding sequence ATGGCGAAAGTCGATGTCTGCATCGTCGGTGAAATCAACATGGACATCATTCTCAGTGGCCTGCCCAAAGAACTGGTGTTGGAGCGCGAGTTGCTGGCCACGGATGCATCGATGACGCTGGGCAGTTCATCCGCCATTTGTGCTCACAATCTGGGGATGCTTGGTTCGAAAGTCGGTTTCGTTTCCAAGATCGGAAACGACCCTCTTGGAAAGATGGCACTGGAGCGGTTAGCGGCTGGCAATGTCGATGTTTCCCAGGTCAAGCGCAGCACTTCCAGGACATTGACGGGTCTAACCGTCATCATGCCACATGGGCAGCTTCGCTACATCGTTACCTATCCGGGAACGATGTTCGAGATGCAATTTTCCGACATCGATATGGGATACGTACGGGCTGCGCGCCATCTGCACGTCTCGTCTTTCTTTCTGCATCGCGCCTTGCGTCCCCGGATCGTCGACTTGTTCCGTCAGGCTAAAGACGCCGGGTTGTCGACATCGCTCGACACCAATGACGATCCGGAGAACAAATGGGGCCGCGATCTTCTGGAGGTGTTGAAGTATGTCGACATTTTTTTGCCGAACGACCGCGAGGCAAAAAAGGTAACTGGCACAGTTGATCTCTCTCAGGCTCTGAATGTTCTCGCCGGTCTCGTGAAGGTCGTTGCGGTCAAGCGCGGTTCTGCCGCATCCATTTGCCGCTCCGGGGAAGAACAGTGGAGCGTGGCGCCCCCTGCCAATGAGCACCCCGTAGACGTTGTGGGCGCGGGAGACACATTCAACGCGGGCTTTCTTCACATGTACCTGCGAGGAGGAAATCTCGAGGACTGCCTTACTCTTGCAAACATCACGGCTGCCTGTTCTGTCACCAAAGAAGGTGGTACGGAGGCTTTCGTGAATCGATCCAACATGCTTGCCTTTGTCCGGCAACATTGGATTGCAACGGGGCGAGACGCTCAAAAGCTTGGAATCTAG
- a CDS encoding bifunctional 4-hydroxy-2-oxoglutarate aldolase/2-dehydro-3-deoxy-phosphogluconate aldolase, whose protein sequence is MAMDAVVRRIGEVGIIPVVRATTSTEALRAVEAIRLGGISIVEITMTVPDAPAVIHDVARQYGDDVLVGAGTVLSAEQAKRCIDAGAEFVVSPGLSIPVLSAALACDKLAIPGALTPTELMSAQDKGAKVIKIFPCGNMGGPKYLRALKAPFPGAALIPTGGVNASNAAEFFRAGAFALGVGADLVDATAMQDGNWAKITQAALDLVQAVLAARVQPNVHNTPATSL, encoded by the coding sequence ATGGCGATGGATGCAGTAGTTCGCAGGATTGGAGAAGTTGGAATCATACCCGTCGTCCGCGCAACCACGAGTACGGAAGCACTGCGCGCTGTTGAGGCAATTCGTCTGGGTGGTATTTCAATTGTGGAAATTACGATGACCGTCCCGGATGCCCCGGCGGTTATTCACGACGTTGCACGCCAGTATGGGGACGACGTTTTGGTCGGGGCCGGTACCGTGCTATCGGCGGAGCAGGCGAAACGATGCATCGATGCCGGCGCGGAATTTGTTGTGAGCCCAGGGCTCTCAATCCCTGTTCTCTCGGCCGCCTTGGCCTGCGACAAGCTCGCGATTCCAGGGGCGCTGACGCCGACCGAATTGATGAGTGCACAGGACAAAGGTGCAAAGGTGATCAAGATATTTCCGTGCGGGAACATGGGGGGGCCCAAGTACCTCAGGGCGCTAAAAGCGCCTTTTCCAGGTGCAGCGCTTATTCCTACCGGTGGAGTGAACGCTTCCAATGCCGCCGAGTTCTTCCGGGCAGGCGCGTTCGCCCTTGGAGTGGGTGCGGATCTGGTGGATGCAACTGCGATGCAAGATGGAAATTGGGCGAAGATCACGCAAGCCGCTCTGGATCTAGTGCAGGCAGTGCTGGCGGCACGAGTTCAACCTAATGTTCACAACACACCTGCAACCAGTTTGTAG
- a CDS encoding SUMF1/EgtB/PvdO family nonheme iron enzyme, with the protein MARFFLRTILCLCCAFSAALLAQDVKNPPQAEQFPGPDCGGLPSLWLQPPRPCQARDIQEWLADLEHWRRERMVRIGFDSSEYDRPELKWTQSSFIQPQMMVHERYFYDPALRRYTVDRYLDDLDRRYGGIDSVLIWHPYPNLGIDDRDQFDLLRDLPGGLEGVRKMVGDFHRRGVRVLFPIVPWDQGTRDEGANEWTITAKLMADVGADGINGDTFEGVPRAFRVASDATGHPIALEPEGGPEDEAVQWNNLTWGFWDYQFVPAVSRYKWLEHRHMVNMTDRWAQDKTEDLQATFFNGIGYVSWENIWGIWNQITPRDAEALRRVSKIERAFADMLISPDWEPHTLTLNYGVFASKFTMGDRSLWTIVNRNPYGVGNVGQVRTPWKEGAHFFDVWHGAELTPRHDGDAAILSFELEAKGFGAVFETTAPLPENLKRVLSEMALLSKQPLSNFSHEWKPLLQQIVAIPPTKPAAATPEGMVQIPEGDYAFNVAGIEIEGSNNLGVDVQYPWEAAPQRYHQHGLHMKSFYIDKYPVTNAQFKKFLDAAHYRPADDHNFLRDWKGGNFPQDWEDKPVTWVSIEDARAYAAWAGKRLPHEWEWQYAAQGTDGRLYPWGNEWDATAVPSPDKSRRMRPPTAVTEFAKNSSPFGVRDLVGNVWQWTDEFTDERTRAAVLKGGSYYQPQGAIWYFPQAYKLTEHGKYLLMAPSYDRSGTVGFRCVQD; encoded by the coding sequence ATGGCGAGATTTTTTCTTCGCACTATTCTCTGTTTGTGTTGTGCGTTCTCGGCAGCTCTGCTGGCGCAAGACGTCAAGAATCCTCCGCAAGCCGAACAGTTTCCCGGACCAGACTGTGGTGGCTTGCCGTCTCTTTGGTTGCAACCGCCACGGCCTTGCCAGGCACGCGACATCCAGGAATGGCTGGCTGATCTGGAGCACTGGCGTCGTGAACGCATGGTGCGAATCGGCTTCGATTCGTCTGAATACGACCGTCCCGAACTGAAGTGGACCCAAAGCAGTTTCATTCAGCCGCAAATGATGGTTCACGAACGCTATTTCTACGATCCTGCCCTCCGCAGGTATACCGTGGACCGCTACCTGGATGATTTGGATCGCCGCTACGGCGGCATCGACAGCGTGCTGATCTGGCACCCTTATCCAAATCTAGGAATTGATGACCGCGACCAGTTCGATCTGTTGCGTGATTTGCCGGGAGGTTTGGAAGGCGTTCGAAAAATGGTCGGCGACTTTCATCGCCGTGGCGTGAGGGTGCTGTTTCCCATTGTTCCCTGGGACCAGGGCACGCGGGATGAAGGCGCGAACGAATGGACTATCACAGCAAAACTGATGGCTGACGTTGGAGCGGATGGCATCAACGGCGACACCTTCGAGGGTGTCCCGCGCGCCTTTCGAGTGGCCTCCGACGCTACCGGCCATCCCATCGCTCTGGAGCCTGAAGGTGGGCCCGAAGATGAGGCGGTCCAGTGGAACAACCTGACTTGGGGGTTTTGGGATTATCAGTTTGTTCCTGCCGTGTCCCGCTACAAATGGCTGGAACATCGCCACATGGTGAACATGACCGACCGCTGGGCTCAGGACAAGACGGAAGACCTGCAAGCCACGTTCTTCAACGGGATCGGCTACGTGAGTTGGGAAAATATCTGGGGCATATGGAACCAGATCACTCCGCGTGACGCTGAGGCATTGCGACGCGTGAGCAAGATTGAGCGCGCGTTCGCGGATATGCTGATCAGTCCGGACTGGGAGCCGCACACGCTGACTCTCAACTATGGCGTCTTCGCGAGCAAGTTCACGATGGGCGATCGCTCACTGTGGACGATCGTCAACCGGAATCCGTACGGAGTCGGCAATGTCGGGCAAGTGCGAACACCGTGGAAGGAGGGCGCACACTTCTTCGATGTTTGGCACGGCGCAGAACTGACGCCGCGACATGATGGAGACGCGGCAATTCTCAGCTTCGAATTAGAAGCGAAGGGGTTCGGAGCAGTGTTTGAAACTACTGCGCCCCTGCCAGAGAACCTCAAGCGAGTGTTGTCGGAGATGGCGCTTCTTTCGAAGCAGCCGCTCAGCAACTTCTCGCATGAATGGAAACCGCTACTCCAACAGATCGTAGCGATTCCGCCTACCAAGCCAGCCGCAGCCACGCCGGAGGGCATGGTCCAGATTCCGGAAGGTGACTACGCATTCAACGTCGCCGGCATCGAGATTGAGGGCTCCAACAATTTGGGCGTGGATGTGCAGTATCCGTGGGAAGCGGCGCCGCAGCGCTATCACCAGCACGGCCTCCACATGAAGTCCTTCTATATCGACAAGTACCCGGTCACCAATGCGCAGTTCAAGAAGTTTCTCGATGCCGCTCACTATCGCCCGGCTGACGATCACAATTTTCTGCGAGATTGGAAAGGCGGCAATTTTCCGCAAGACTGGGAGGACAAACCGGTGACGTGGGTTTCGATTGAAGATGCGCGCGCTTACGCGGCATGGGCGGGAAAGCGTCTGCCTCATGAGTGGGAGTGGCAATACGCAGCGCAGGGCACGGACGGACGCCTGTATCCTTGGGGCAACGAATGGGACGCGACGGCTGTACCTTCTCCAGACAAGAGCCGCCGGATGCGTCCTCCGACAGCCGTGACCGAGTTCGCCAAGAATTCCAGCCCCTTCGGTGTTCGGGATCTTGTCGGCAACGTGTGGCAGTGGACGGATGAATTCACCGATGAACGGACGCGCGCCGCGGTTCTCAAAGGGGGCAGCTACTACCAGCCGCAGGGGGCCATCTGGTATTTTCCGCAGGCTTACAAACTGACCGAACACGGGAAATACCTGCTGATGGCACCCAGCTACGATCGCTCCGGCACTGTGGGGTTTCGTTGCGTACAAGACTGA
- a CDS encoding c-type cytochrome, whose product MTNAGRWSLLYFSLSMFALANVATGQESNPFAGDSKAARAGEYEFRINCAFCHGLGARGGGRGPDLSKAVKRHGSSDADIFHTISGGVAGTAMPANGTNGQGVGMTDAEIWQIITYLRSIEVKAPAASSGSAAHGKQLFEGDASCSNCHMVNGKGGRLGPDLSGVSISRTTSALSESVRNPSQHLAWGLTEATKEFAQEYRSVTVVAEDGKQIKGVTLNEDQFTVQIMDMAQGIHSFDKSKLRSFRETRESLMPAYSEKDLSEQDLKDILAYLASLGAE is encoded by the coding sequence ATGACTAACGCTGGTCGATGGTCGCTGCTCTACTTCTCTCTAAGCATGTTTGCGCTAGCCAACGTGGCTACCGGACAAGAGTCCAACCCTTTTGCCGGCGATTCCAAGGCTGCACGGGCCGGCGAGTATGAGTTCCGCATCAATTGCGCCTTCTGTCATGGACTCGGCGCTCGCGGCGGCGGACGCGGACCTGACCTGAGCAAGGCCGTCAAACGTCACGGGAGTTCCGACGCTGACATCTTCCACACCATCAGCGGTGGTGTGGCCGGAACCGCCATGCCTGCCAATGGCACGAACGGCCAGGGCGTCGGAATGACCGACGCAGAGATCTGGCAAATCATCACGTATCTGCGAAGCATCGAGGTGAAAGCTCCCGCAGCATCTTCGGGAAGTGCGGCGCATGGGAAGCAGCTCTTCGAGGGTGACGCGAGTTGCTCCAACTGTCATATGGTGAATGGAAAGGGAGGACGCCTCGGACCTGATCTCAGTGGGGTATCGATCTCGCGGACGACTTCTGCTCTCAGCGAGTCGGTTCGCAATCCCAGCCAGCATCTAGCCTGGGGGCTCACTGAGGCGACAAAAGAATTTGCTCAGGAGTATCGTTCCGTCACGGTAGTGGCCGAGGACGGCAAACAGATCAAAGGCGTCACGTTGAACGAGGATCAGTTCACCGTGCAAATTATGGATATGGCTCAGGGGATCCATTCTTTCGATAAGAGTAAGCTGCGCTCGTTCCGAGAAACTCGCGAATCGCTCATGCCGGCGTATAGCGAAAAGGATCTCTCCGAGCAGGATCTGAAAGATATTTTGGCCTACCTGGCAAGCCTTGGAGCCGAGTAA
- a CDS encoding PQQ-dependent dehydrogenase, methanol/ethanol family, whose protein sequence is MNRLLRHGTVFVFLVLACCTSKAQVTSERLVNAAREPQNWLTYSGDYSGRRFSGLKQINVANASSLVSKWVYQTAATGKLETTPLVIDGILYATAQEDRAFALDARTGRPIWIFQHPLPSDIRPCCGRVNRGFAASGNKVFLATLDARVIALDAKTGNVVWDVEAADYKTGYSFTLAPLAVKNLVIVGVSGGEYGIRGFIDAYEAETGRRKWRVYTTPEPGAAGHDSWEGDSWKVGGAPAWMTGTYDPETNQLFWPTGNPSPSNRGEGRAGDNLFSNSLLALDVDSGKMNWFFQFTRHDEHDWDATQVPILIDVQGKHLIAQANRNGFFYVVDRTTGKLLSAEAYAHITWSDTKDADGRPAPNATSSPTLEGRTVCPGALGSTNWMSPSFNPDTSLFYVTAREQCDVFSTAPQPYEAGHAYYGSAYFPSDKAEPYLGALRALDPTTGKMKWEFRHVSPTWSGVLSTAGGLVFTGDAEGNFIALDAADGKPLWHFQMGGAVYSSPIAYAIDGKQFVTIAAGSAIFTFALP, encoded by the coding sequence ATGAACCGACTTCTCCGTCACGGTACCGTATTCGTCTTCCTCGTCCTCGCTTGCTGTACGTCCAAAGCGCAGGTCACGTCCGAACGACTGGTGAACGCTGCGCGCGAGCCGCAAAATTGGCTGACCTATTCAGGCGACTATTCCGGACGGCGCTTCAGTGGGCTAAAACAAATCAACGTCGCCAACGCTTCTTCGCTGGTCAGCAAGTGGGTCTATCAGACTGCGGCTACCGGCAAACTCGAAACCACTCCTTTGGTGATCGATGGCATCCTCTATGCGACTGCGCAGGAGGATCGCGCCTTTGCACTGGATGCTCGCACTGGCCGTCCGATTTGGATATTCCAACATCCCCTTCCCAGCGACATCCGACCTTGTTGCGGCCGTGTCAATCGCGGCTTCGCAGCTTCCGGGAACAAAGTGTTTCTTGCCACTCTGGACGCACGCGTGATCGCGCTTGATGCCAAAACCGGCAATGTCGTTTGGGATGTGGAAGCAGCGGACTACAAAACTGGCTACAGCTTCACTCTCGCGCCTCTGGCAGTAAAGAATCTTGTCATCGTGGGAGTCTCCGGCGGGGAGTACGGCATTCGCGGTTTCATCGATGCCTACGAGGCGGAGACAGGTCGCCGCAAGTGGCGTGTCTACACGACTCCTGAGCCGGGAGCAGCCGGTCATGATTCGTGGGAAGGAGATTCATGGAAAGTAGGCGGGGCTCCTGCCTGGATGACCGGCACGTATGATCCGGAGACCAATCAACTGTTCTGGCCCACTGGCAATCCGTCTCCCTCCAATCGCGGTGAAGGACGGGCGGGTGACAACTTATTCAGTAATTCCCTGCTGGCGCTCGATGTCGACTCCGGCAAGATGAACTGGTTTTTTCAATTCACCCGCCACGACGAGCATGACTGGGACGCCACACAGGTGCCCATCCTTATTGATGTGCAGGGCAAACATCTGATCGCGCAGGCCAACCGGAACGGCTTTTTCTATGTGGTGGACCGCACGACCGGCAAGCTGCTCTCGGCCGAAGCGTACGCGCACATCACCTGGAGCGATACGAAAGATGCCGATGGCCGGCCAGCCCCGAACGCAACGAGTTCTCCAACTCTCGAAGGTCGCACCGTATGCCCCGGCGCGCTGGGCAGCACCAACTGGATGTCCCCCAGCTTCAATCCTGATACCAGCCTTTTCTACGTCACCGCTCGTGAGCAATGCGATGTCTTCAGCACGGCTCCTCAACCGTATGAAGCCGGACACGCTTACTACGGCAGCGCCTACTTCCCGTCGGACAAGGCGGAGCCTTACCTGGGTGCACTGCGCGCGCTCGATCCCACAACTGGAAAAATGAAGTGGGAGTTCCGGCATGTGTCACCAACGTGGTCGGGTGTTCTCTCGACTGCTGGTGGGCTGGTTTTCACTGGTGACGCCGAGGGCAATTTCATCGCGCTCGATGCCGCGGACGGAAAGCCGCTTTGGCATTTTCAAATGGGCGGAGCGGTTTACTCCTCGCCGATTGCCTACGCGATTGATGGAAAACAATTCGTGACCATCGCAGCGGGGAGCGCCATCTTCACATTTGCTCTGCCTTGA